TCAGTTTTTAATCGGAATCAAAGAAGAGAAGTCTCAAAACCGCTCAAATTACTTTCACTAGATTTAAATTATCAAACTAAATTAAGACATTTAAATCATTACTTCCTATTTGGTATACATAATGAATACTCAACAGAAGATAGTATCGCCATCTATACAAATAAATCCAAATTAAATTTACCAAAATATTTCATTTTTATCAAACATCACAGATTCTACTTTCAACTATTTATTCCCTTTATTAATGACGATGCTACATTCAATAAACTTTCACCTACAACTTTTCAATTCGGATCCGAAACAAATTTCAATTCAATTTACTTTGTTTCAAATTTTATCGAAAAAGGTGAAATAAATTTAGCCTTAAAATCCACGAATGAAGAGAAATTTGAAAACTATATAACCAAAAATAACTTAAGAAAGTAAGCAACTTCGCATAACAGCACCTTCCCGCTACGCTTCGGCACAAGGCCTCGCTCGGCCTGCGGCAAATTGTCCTCCTGTCACTCACTTGCATGCGCAAGCTACGTGCCAGTCCCTAACGTCCCGTTCCGGGACTCAGGGTCGGACAACTTCGGGAAGGCTAGTTCGTTATACGCTATAGCTTTAAATATAAGGAGAAAAAATGTATTATCATGTTATTTTAGAAACAGATGATAAAATCGGGAAAAACAACAATTACCAGGTTCTTTACGATTTTAACATAACTGAACTTGAGAAATTAAAAAAGGAAGTTTTAAATCCTTTTAAAGAAAATATTAAATTCCAGTTTAAAGGCTATTTTATACAACCCAATAGAATAAGACGATTAGCAATAAAACAAAGTGAGAAAAGTGTAGAAGCGATTTGTTCAATTGAACAACAAAAAGTAGGCAGAGGTATTTTCTATGTCTGGACTAACGAAATGGTTGTAAATAGTGATAAATTGACTAAAGATGTAACAACTGAATTACTTAATTCAGTTCCTGATCTCATTAATACAATTCAAACAGAAAATAATTCTAGAAATACTAAAATTTTTATCGTTCATGGTCATGATGACGCCCTAAAATTAGAAGTAGCAAGATTTATCGAAAAGTTTAAATTAGAAGCAATCATTCTTCATGAAAAGGCAAACTCAGGTATGACCATCATTGAAAAAATTGAAAAGTATACTGATGTAAATTTCGCAATAGTCTTATATTCTCCATGTGATATCGGAACACAAAATGATGGGAAATCGGAATTAAAACTCAGAGCTAGGCAAAATGTAGTATTTGAACATGGATATTTAATAGGTAGATTAGGTAGAGAAAAAGTTTGCGCATTAGTTAAAGATGATATTGAAACTCCAGGAGACATATCAGGCGTAGTTTATATAGACTATAACAAGCAAGATTGGAAATTAAACATCGCAAAAGAACTAAAAACATCAGGATAAAATATAGACTTAAATTTACTAGCATAAAGCTACAGCGTATAACAGCGGGGAAACGCTGCGCTTCGGCACTGCCGGCCTCGCTTGGGCTGCGCCACATTCCCTTTCTGTCACTCGCTCGCATACGCAAGCTACGTGCCAGTCCCTAACGTCCCGTCACCGGGACTCAGGGTCAGGGAACGTCGTCTCCCCTAGTTCGTTATACG
This genomic window from Leptospira noumeaensis contains:
- a CDS encoding TIR domain-containing protein gives rise to the protein MYYHVILETDDKIGKNNNYQVLYDFNITELEKLKKEVLNPFKENIKFQFKGYFIQPNRIRRLAIKQSEKSVEAICSIEQQKVGRGIFYVWTNEMVVNSDKLTKDVTTELLNSVPDLINTIQTENNSRNTKIFIVHGHDDALKLEVARFIEKFKLEAIILHEKANSGMTIIEKIEKYTDVNFAIVLYSPCDIGTQNDGKSELKLRARQNVVFEHGYLIGRLGREKVCALVKDDIETPGDISGVVYIDYNKQDWKLNIAKELKTSG